A window of Octopus sinensis unplaced genomic scaffold, ASM634580v1 Contig09277, whole genome shotgun sequence contains these coding sequences:
- the LOC115228046 gene encoding uncharacterized protein LOC115228046, translating to MITLRFIKKSFYSQFIISRMKNNLSSLFITEKSVQAIPEMQNTTTVDSFLVEQFDFSSSPVNTNYLKKFSTPDIFDYSFLSSPIEDEIFSSHESPSFNQFNSTNIQPDIYSSGNGQSFFNCSNTKTKDCTFEPECKSAAILKNNENIEVEENCYYQNYIKRLTQNRDASFRYRNRRKNIINNQCQQLKAMKKRLFEIENQHNAVNLEIANFETKIQNIIAYQSMYIQPHNFYQ from the coding sequence ATGATTACACTAAGGttcattaaaaaaagtttttattcTCAATTTATTATATcaagaatgaaaaataatttatccAGTTTATTTATTACAGAGAAGTCTGTTCAAGCTATTCCCGAAATGCAAAATACAACCACCGTGGACTCATTTTTAGTTGAACAGTTTGATTTTAGTAGTTCACCTGTTAATACCAATTATCTCAAAAAGTTCTCAACTCCAGATATTTTCGACTATAGTTTTTTGTCATCACCAATTGAAGATGAAATATTCTCAAGTCACGAATCTCCTTCTTTCAATCAGTTTAACTCGACTAACATTCAACCCGATATTTATTCTTCTGGAAACGGCCAGTCTTTTTTTAATTGTTCGAATACTAAAACAAAGGATTGTACATTTGAGCCAGAATGCAAGTCAGCTGCTAttcttaaaaataatgaaaacattgaagtagaagaaaattgttattatcaaaattatattaaaagattGACTCAGAATCGTGATGCCTCTTTCCGATATCGCAATCGtcgaaaaaatattataaataatcagTGTCAGCAGTTAAAAGCCATGAAAAAACGTCTTTTCGAGATTGAAAATCAACATAATGCTGTAAATTTGGAAATAGctaattttgaaacaaaaatcCAAAATATAATTGCTTATCAGTCTATGTATATTCAACCGCACAATTTTTATCAATAA